aaatatttacttatataaCATCAGAAGCCCATTAAGGCCCAGCTAAACCCTACTTCTAAATCCACCGTCAGATGTATAAATAAGTAGCTAGTAGAATCGCCGTTCTTTATGAAATTCGTCTCCATCCGCGGTTCACCCCTGCAACAAAGGCAAATTAATACTACCTTCCATACATCTTTTGAAATTCCCAGTCtcgtttcttctttcttttaccATTCCATGTTTTTCTTTAGGtcgagatttaaaaaaattagaggcGATGATGACAAAAAACATTTCTCGATACTGAACTGAAACTTACTAGAGGGACCAAAACCACTCTTGTAATCTTTCTTGATGTTTGTTGTTTGTGCGTGTCTGAGCCTCTCTGTTTACCTATTACCACTCTTAATACTAATGTGTACAATCCGTCTTTTAGACTTTGCTGGTGTTTACATTGTGCCTTTCGTTAATCAGATCcgagaaaaaaaatggttaTTGTAATAATGTTAATCTACGATTCAGTTACACGTTTCTAATTAggtatgtatttatatttttttcaggcATGGAAGAAGCAGTTCAGTTATGTCTGGCAGCTAAATCCAACGACTTGAAAAAGGTTCAAACTTTAATTACCTCCGGCGCCGACGTTTCTCACTTTGACGGCGACGGTCTAACTCCGTTAATGCACGCCGCTAAAACCGGAAACGCCGAAATCATCTCTGCATTACTCGAAGCAGGAGCTCCATGGAACGCTCTGTCCCCGTCTAATCTCTCAGCAGGAGACTTCGCAATGGAAGCAGGACACCAAGAAGCGTTCGATCTCCTCCTCAAAACCGGAATCCAATCCGAGCTAATCTTGGGAACAATCGCCCGCAAAGAAACCAAGAACGAATACTCCAACCAAGAGTATCTCCAAGACCGAGTCACCTTCAGCGAAGACAAGATCATGGACAACGAAAGCAAAGGAGTGATGATGTCTTGGGAGAAGCCGCTAATGGAAGCTCACGCTAAAGCCATCTGCACCAACGGTGGCTCCATTCTCAACGTCGGGTTCGGTATGGGACTCGTCGATACAGCGATACAGCAGTACAATCCGACCAAACACACGATCATCGAAGCTCATCCGGATGTGTACAAGCGTATGATCGAGTCAG
The window above is part of the Brassica napus cultivar Da-Ae chromosome C3, Da-Ae, whole genome shotgun sequence genome. Proteins encoded here:
- the LOC106346625 gene encoding protein arginine N-methyltransferase 2 gives rise to the protein MEEAVQLCLAAKSNDLKKVQTLITSGADVSHFDGDGLTPLMHAAKTGNAEIISALLEAGAPWNALSPSNLSAGDFAMEAGHQEAFDLLLKTGIQSELILGTIARKETKNEYSNQEYLQDRVTFSEDKIMDNESKGVMMSWEKPLMEAHAKAICTNGGSILNVGFGMGLVDTAIQQYNPTKHTIIEAHPDVYKRMIESGWGEKENVRIVFGRWQDVLGELDECGYDGIFFDTYGEYYEDLWEFHQNLPKLLKSDGIYSYFNGFCGSNAFFHVVYCNLVTLEIESLGFSTQLIPLPVKDCLGDEVWEGVKQKYWQLDTYYLPVCQFSE